Part of the Mycolicibacterium thermoresistibile genome, TGGACGCCGCCGATGACCTGCTGGTCGCCGCCGACGGTCCGGACGGGGTCGGGCTGTACGCGGTCGACGCCACCGGCCCCGGGGTGACGCGCACCCCGCTGGTCACCATGGACCTGACCCGACCGCAGGCGGCGGTGCGGTTCTCCGGGGCCCCGGCACGGTTGGTCGCCGAACCCGGCACCGCCGAACGGGTGATCACCCGGGCGCTGCAGGTGGGTGCCGCGCTGCTGGCCGTCGAACAGGTGGGCGCGGCCCAGCATCTGCTGGACCTGTCGGTGGATTACGCCAAGTCGCGGCTGCAGTTCGGCCGGCCGATCGGCTCCTTCCAGGCGGTCAAGCACCGGCTGGCCGACATGCTGGTCGACGTCGAGCACGCCCGGTCCACCGCCTACCACGCGGTGTGGGCGCTGGCCGACCCGGCCGGCGAGCTCGACGATCCGGCGCTGGCCACCGGCATCGCGCAGGCCGTCTGTTCGGCCGCGTTCAGCCGGGTCGCCGCCGACACCATCCAGGTGCACGGCGGCATCGGCTTCACCTGGGAGCACTCGGCGCACCTGTACTACAAGCGGGCGGCCACCGACGCCGCCCTGCTCGGCACCGCCGAACAGCATCGGGACCGGGTCGCCGCGCTGGCGTTGGACACCGCGTCGCCGGATCGGGTCCCGCGGGTGGCCACCGGCAGCGGATAGGCTCGGTAACAGCCGCTCACCTGGGAGAAAGGACGTGACGTCGATGATCACCCTCACCAACTGGACCGGAGGCCTGCTGGTCGCGACCGGCGTGATCGCCTACATCGCCAGTGGCGCCGTCAGCGTCACCGCCCTGATTCCGGCGTTCGTCGGTGTGCTGCTGCTCATCGCCGCGTTCGTGGGCGCCCGCTCCGACGGTGCGCGTCAGCCGGCCATGATCACCGCGCTGGTGGTCGCGTTGCTGGCGGCGCTCGGCGCGGTGATGAACGTGCTCAAACTGCCGGCGGTGTTCGACGGCACCGCCGAGCGTCCGGCCGCGGTCGTCACGAGCACGATCATGTTCGTGCTGCTGGTGATCTATCTGATCCTCGGCATCCGGTCGTTCCTGGCGGAGCGCCGCGGCGACAAGGTCGGCTGAGTGTGCGCAGCCGGATCCCGGTGAGGCGACCGGCGCCTCACCAGTTCCAGTCCTCGTCGGTGGTGCTCTCCGCGGTGCCGATGACATAGGCCGCGCCGCTGCCGGAGAAGAAGTCGTGGTTCTCCCCGGCGCCCGGGTCGAGCGCGGCCAGGATCTCCGGAGCCACCTGGCAGTCGTCGGCCGGGAACAGCGGATCGAAGCCGAGGTTCGACAGCGCCTTGTTGGCGTTGAACCGCATGTAGGGCAACACCGGTTCGGTCATGCCGAGCGGGTCGTACAGGTCGTGGGCGTAGTCGACCTCGTTCTCGTACAGCTCGGTGAGCATGTCGTAGGCGAACTCCTGCAGATCGGCCTGCCGTTCGGGAGTCGACTCGTTGTAGCCGAGCTGGAACTTGTAGCCGATGTAGTGGCCGTGGATGGCCTCGTCGCGGATGATCAGCCGGATGATGTCGGCGGTGTTGGTCAGGATCGACCGGGTCGACCAGTACAGCGGCAGATAGAACCCGCTGTAGAACATGAACGACTCGAGCATCACCGAGCTGATCTTCTTCTTCAGCGCGTCGTCGCCGCGGTAGTAATCGTGCACGATCCGGGCCTTGCGCTGCAGGAACCGGTTGGTCCGGGACCACTCGAACGCCTCGGTGATCTCCCTGGTCGAGCACAGCGTCGAGAAGATCGAGCTGTAGCTCTTGGCGTGCACCGACTCCATGAAGGCCATGTTGGTGTACACGGCCTCCTCGTGCTGGGTCTTGGAATCGGCGAGCATCTCGATGCAGCCGACGGTGCCCTGCATGGTGTCCAGCAGGGTCAGCCCGGTGAACACCCGCACGGTCAGCTGCTGCTGTTCCGGCGTCAGGGTGCGCCAGCTGGGCAGGTCGTTGGACAACGGCACCTTCTCCGGCAACCAGAAGTTCGCCGTCAGCCGGTTCCAGACCTCGATGTCCTTCTGATCGGTGACATCGTTCCAGTTGATCGCCTCGAGCGGAGCGACGTCCGTCGTGGTCTTTTCAGCGAGCTCTGTCATCGCGTCACCCTTTCCGATCCATCCGGCCGCCCCGCAACGCGGGCCAACACTCCACATACTGGCGTGCACCTGCTGGTTTTCCTAGCAGAAACGCCAGTTCAGCGAGTTAGCTCGAGTGGTGGGTGGTTGAATGCCCGCGCGGGGTGTGCAGCGCTCGAGGATAGCCGACCCGGCGGGGTGTCGGCCGTCACGCTCACAGCTGCACACCGTCGATCGCCCGGTAGATGCGTTGTTCGCTGACCGGGCGCGCGGTGCCGAGCTGCTGGGCCCACAGACTGACGCGCAGCTCCTCGATCATCCACCGGATCTCGGCGATGTCGGGGCGGGCGGCGCGGGCCGGTGACACCGCGGCCACCAGCTCCTCGTAGGCCTCCTGAACCGCGTGCACCCGGGCCATCCGGTCCCGGTCGGCGGCCACGGCGTGCGGCAGACGCTCCAGCCGTCGTTCGATCGCGGTGAGGTACCGGGTGAGGTCCGCCAGCCGGCCCGCCCCGGAGGCGGTGACGAACCCGGCCGGCAGCAGCCGGCCCAGCTGATCGCGGATGTCGGCCACCGCGTCGGCCTGGGTGGGCGGCGGTGGGTCGGGCAACGCCAGCTGCACCCGCTGCGCGGCGGCCAGCACGTGCTGGACCCGACCGACGACGTTCTGGGTGGTGGCCGCCAGCTTCGCGGCCACCCGGTCCCGCACGGCGAGGAACTCGGCACGGGTCCACACCGGCGTCTGGGCCAGCACGTCGACGGCGGCGTCGGCGCAGTCCTCCAGCAGCGCCGTCGGCGATCCGTGCGGGTTGTTGCCCAGGACCAGCCGGGCGCGCGGGTCCAGTGCCCGTTCCACCGCCTTGACCGGGGACGGCACCGTCAGCCGCAGCAGACGCCGCAGGCCGGGACGCATCGCCGCGGACTGCTCGGCCTCGGTGGGCAGCACCCGCAGGTCCACCGCCGGCCCGGTGTCGACCAGGGCGGGGTATCCGCGCACCGCGCGGCGTTCCACGGTGCGGGGCAGTTCCTCGAGGTCCTCGGGCCAGTCCCGCAGCCCGGTGCGTTCCAGGTCGGCGCCGACGGCGTCGGCGACGGCCCGGCGGGTGGTGCCGGCCAGTCGCTCCTGCAGCGCCGCGAGGTCCTTGCCGCGGGCCACTTCGGTGCCGTCGGGGCCCTCCACCGCGAAGGTGACCCGCAGGTGGGCGGGCAGGCGGTCCAGATCGAACGCGTCGATCGGAACGAGGATGCCGGTGCGACGGTGCAGTTCGCGTTGCACCGCTTCCAGGAGCGGCTCGTCGCCGGGTTGCAGGGTGGTCAGCAGCGCGCGGGCGGTGTCGGGGGCGGGAACGAAGTTGCGGCGCAGGTCCTTGGGCAGCGACCGGATCAGTTCGGTGATCAGTTCCTCACGCAGCGCGGGGACCTGCCAGGCGAAGTCGTCGCCGCCCAACCGGGCCAGCACGTGGACCGGCACGTGCACGGTGACCCCGTCGTCGGCGGCCCCGGGTTCGAAGCGGTAGCTCAGCGGCAGCTCCACATCCCCGCTCTGCCAGGTGTCGGGTTGTTCGGCGTCCGCGTCGTCGGTGCGCAGCAGATCCTCGCGGCGCATGGTGAGCAGATCCGGGGTGCGGTGGCGTTGCTTCTTCCACCATGCGTCGAAGTGACGGGCCGACACCACGGTGTCGGGTATCCGGGCGGCGTAGAACTCGTAGATCTCGTCGTCGCCGACCAGCAGGTCGCGGCGCCGTGCCCGGTCCTCGAGTGCGGCCAGTTCGTCACGCAGCCGGGCGTTGTCGTGGAAGAAGCGGTGCCTGGTGTGCCAGTCGCCCTCGACCAGGGCGTGCCGGATGAACAGCTCGCGGGCCACCTCCGGTTCCACGGTGGCGTATCCGACCCGGCGGCGCGGCACCACCGGCAACCCGTAGAGCGTCACCCGCTCGTAGGCCATCGCCGCACCGCGCTGGGCGTCCCAGTGCGGTTCGCTGTAGCCGCGCTGCACCAGGTGCGCGCCGACACGCTCCACCGTCTGCGGGTCGATGCGGGCCGCGATCCGCCCGTACAACCGGGACGTCTCGACCAGCTCGGCGACGACCACCCACCGCGGCGGTTGTCTGGTGAGCACCGATCCGGGGGCCAGGACGAAACGGGTGTTGCGGGCGCCGAGGTATTCGCGCGGGCCGCGGTCCCGGGCGCGGTCCCGGCTCTTGCGGTCGCGCTGGTCGTCGCGCATCCCGACGTGCGACAGCAGCCCGGCCAGCAAGGCGGCGTGGATCCGGTCGGGCGCGGCCGGTTCGGGGTCGGGCGATTCGCGGATACCGATGTCGCGGGCGATGCTGCGCAGTTGCCCGACCAGGTCCTGCCATTCCCGGATGCGCAGGTAGTGCAGGAACTCCTCCCGGCACATCCGGCGGAATGAGTTGCCGGACCGTTCCTTTCGCTGCTCGGTGAGATACCGCCACAGGTTCAGGTAGGACATGAAGTCGGAGTGCTCGTCGGCGAACCGGGCATGTTTGGCCCGGGCGGCGTCCTCCTTGTCAAGGGGGCGTTCGCGTGGGTCGGGGATGGACAGTGCGGCGGCCAGCACCAGCACCTCGCGCACGCATCCCTCGGTCTCGGCCTGCAGCACCATGCGCCCCAGCCGCGGGTCGACGGGCAGCTGGGCCAGCCGCCGCCCGACGTCGGTGATCTCCCCGCGCTCGTCGAATGCGCCCAGCTCGCGCAGCAGCGCGACCCCGTCGCGGATGCTGCGCTGATCCGGCGGGTCGAGGAACGGGAAGTCCTCCACCGCACCGAAACCCAGGGCGGCCATCTGCAGGATCACCGCCGCGAGGTTGGTGCGCAGGATCTCGGGCTCGGTGAATTCGGGGCGGGACTCGAAGTCCTCCTCGGAGTACAGCCGGATGCACACGCCGGGCGCCACCCGGCCGGATCGGCCGGCGCGCTGGGCGGCCGACGCCTGCGAGATCGGTTCGATCGGCAGCCGCTGCACCTTGGTGCGTCTGCTGTACCGGGAGATCCGGGCGGTGCCCGGGTCGACGACGTAGCGGATCCCGGGGACGGTGAGCGACGTCTCGGCGACGTTGGTGGCCAACACGATCCGCCGCCGTAACCGATGCGGGGTGAACACCTTCTGCTGTTCGGCGGTGGGCAGCCGGGCGTACAGCGGCAACACTTCGACGTCGGGATCCAGGGTGCCCCGCAATGCCTCCGCGGTGTCGCGGATCTCCCGTTCTCCGGAGAGGAAGACCAGCACATCGCCGGGTGGTTCGGCGTCGAGTTCCCGCACCGCGTCGATGATGGCCTCGGTCTGATCGCGGATCTCGGTGCGGACGATCTCGTGGTCGGGGTCGTCGGGATCGTCCGCGGTGTCGGTGCCGGCCGGCACTTCCAGTGGGCGGTACCGGATCTCCACCGGGTAGGTGCGACCGGACACCTCCACCACGGGGGCGTCGAAGTGCTTGGCGAACCGGCGCGGCTCGATCGTGGCGGAGGTGATGATCACCTTGAGGTCGGGCCGCCGCGGGAGCAGCCCCTTCAGATAGCCGAGCAGGAAGTCGATGTTGAGGCTGCGTTCGTGGGCCTCGTCGATGATGATCGTGTCGTAGCGCAGCAGCCGCCGG contains:
- the hrpA gene encoding ATP-dependent RNA helicase HrpA; translation: MSDPSHDVRALRARLDGLTHRDAARLGRRLRQVRGAKPEQLQRIAEQIAAGEALVAARAAAVPEISYPDLPVSERRHEIAEAIANHQVVVVAGETGSGKTTQLPKICLELGRGIRGTIGHTQPRRLAARTVAQRIADELGTPLGEAVGYTVRFTDQAGDRTLVKLMTDGILLAEIQRDRRLLRYDTIIIDEAHERSLNIDFLLGYLKGLLPRRPDLKVIITSATIEPRRFAKHFDAPVVEVSGRTYPVEIRYRPLEVPAGTDTADDPDDPDHEIVRTEIRDQTEAIIDAVRELDAEPPGDVLVFLSGEREIRDTAEALRGTLDPDVEVLPLYARLPTAEQQKVFTPHRLRRRIVLATNVAETSLTVPGIRYVVDPGTARISRYSRRTKVQRLPIEPISQASAAQRAGRSGRVAPGVCIRLYSEEDFESRPEFTEPEILRTNLAAVILQMAALGFGAVEDFPFLDPPDQRSIRDGVALLRELGAFDERGEITDVGRRLAQLPVDPRLGRMVLQAETEGCVREVLVLAAALSIPDPRERPLDKEDAARAKHARFADEHSDFMSYLNLWRYLTEQRKERSGNSFRRMCREEFLHYLRIREWQDLVGQLRSIARDIGIRESPDPEPAAPDRIHAALLAGLLSHVGMRDDQRDRKSRDRARDRGPREYLGARNTRFVLAPGSVLTRQPPRWVVVAELVETSRLYGRIAARIDPQTVERVGAHLVQRGYSEPHWDAQRGAAMAYERVTLYGLPVVPRRRVGYATVEPEVARELFIRHALVEGDWHTRHRFFHDNARLRDELAALEDRARRRDLLVGDDEIYEFYAARIPDTVVSARHFDAWWKKQRHRTPDLLTMRREDLLRTDDADAEQPDTWQSGDVELPLSYRFEPGAADDGVTVHVPVHVLARLGGDDFAWQVPALREELITELIRSLPKDLRRNFVPAPDTARALLTTLQPGDEPLLEAVQRELHRRTGILVPIDAFDLDRLPAHLRVTFAVEGPDGTEVARGKDLAALQERLAGTTRRAVADAVGADLERTGLRDWPEDLEELPRTVERRAVRGYPALVDTGPAVDLRVLPTEAEQSAAMRPGLRRLLRLTVPSPVKAVERALDPRARLVLGNNPHGSPTALLEDCADAAVDVLAQTPVWTRAEFLAVRDRVAAKLAATTQNVVGRVQHVLAAAQRVQLALPDPPPPTQADAVADIRDQLGRLLPAGFVTASGAGRLADLTRYLTAIERRLERLPHAVAADRDRMARVHAVQEAYEELVAAVSPARAARPDIAEIRWMIEELRVSLWAQQLGTARPVSEQRIYRAIDGVQL
- the nrdF gene encoding class 1b ribonucleoside-diphosphate reductase subunit beta produces the protein MTELAEKTTTDVAPLEAINWNDVTDQKDIEVWNRLTANFWLPEKVPLSNDLPSWRTLTPEQQQLTVRVFTGLTLLDTMQGTVGCIEMLADSKTQHEEAVYTNMAFMESVHAKSYSSIFSTLCSTREITEAFEWSRTNRFLQRKARIVHDYYRGDDALKKKISSVMLESFMFYSGFYLPLYWSTRSILTNTADIIRLIIRDEAIHGHYIGYKFQLGYNESTPERQADLQEFAYDMLTELYENEVDYAHDLYDPLGMTEPVLPYMRFNANKALSNLGFDPLFPADDCQVAPEILAALDPGAGENHDFFSGSGAAYVIGTAESTTDEDWNW
- a CDS encoding acyl-CoA dehydrogenase family protein, with the protein product MAEELAEQPDNAAEELAEQPDNAAGLSPTFTFTEEQQQLRAAVRRFCTEHFDEQTVRRLMESEPRFDPKVWARLGAELGVLGMSVPEADGGVGGTLVDQAVAVEEFGAALACGPFFGTVYLAVPALAAASAGPVRDELLGPLLEGARTAAVILADRAGVFDPTAVTVTTDGATLTGTASQVVDVDAADDLLVAADGPDGVGLYAVDATGPGVTRTPLVTMDLTRPQAAVRFSGAPARLVAEPGTAERVITRALQVGAALLAVEQVGAAQHLLDLSVDYAKSRLQFGRPIGSFQAVKHRLADMLVDVEHARSTAYHAVWALADPAGELDDPALATGIAQAVCSAAFSRVAADTIQVHGGIGFTWEHSAHLYYKRAATDAALLGTAEQHRDRVAALALDTASPDRVPRVATGSG